TGCCGCTGGATGAGCAGCGGGTGTCACTGCCGGTGTCCCAAGCCGTTGCCAGCCACTTCGCCGCCGGCCCCTTGTGCCGGTATGCAGAGGACCTGGGCGCAGTACTGGAGGTCATCGCCGGCAGCGACGGCATCGACCGCAATATCCACTCGGGCTATCAGCAACCGCCCCAGGCCACGACGCTCAAGCGCGTATTCGTCTGCCTGCCAGCCCCTCTCAAATGGGGTACGCCAGTCTCGCCCGCCGTGACTGCCGGGGTGATCGAGACCGGCCAGCGTTATGCCGACCAGGGCGTGGCGGTGCACGCCTGGAATGAGGGCTGTTTGACCAACGCCTTTTTTATCTGGCTGGCCGTCCTCAAGTGCGAGACCCGCATTCACCTGGCCGACTACCTCGGGGATGGGCAGCCACTGAACTATCCACGGGCGTTGTATGCCGCCCTGGCCGGCAAGCCGCAATTTTCAAGGGGGCCACTGCTCGCCAGCCTTATGGACAGCTGCGGCGATCGACTGGGTAACCCGGGGCTCTCGCGGTTCCTCAAGCAGCGCGATCACCTGCAGCAGACCCTGGCCGGGCTGTTCGACGGCCAGAGCATTCTGGTATTGCCGGCCACCCCAACCGTGGCGCCGGCCCATGGCAGTGCCCTGAAGCGCCCGTTCGATATCGGCTATTGCGCGCTGTTCAATGTTCTCGGTTTTCCGGCCCTTTGCGTGCCCACCGGGCGCCTCGACCAGGGCTGCCCGGTGGCCGTGCAACTGGTGGCCGGGCTGGGCCAGGACGGGTTGTTACTGGAAGCGGCGCGCTTTCTGGAAATGGAATTCGGCGGCTGGCGCAAGCCCCCGCTCTAACCCTTCAAGCACTAGGACACCCCATGCAAACCAACACCAGCGCTATCACGCTACAAC
The Pseudomonas hygromyciniae genome window above contains:
- a CDS encoding amidase family protein codes for the protein MPLSGHLPLDEQRVSLPVSQAVASHFAAGPLCRYAEDLGAVLEVIAGSDGIDRNIHSGYQQPPQATTLKRVFVCLPAPLKWGTPVSPAVTAGVIETGQRYADQGVAVHAWNEGCLTNAFFIWLAVLKCETRIHLADYLGDGQPLNYPRALYAALAGKPQFSRGPLLASLMDSCGDRLGNPGLSRFLKQRDHLQQTLAGLFDGQSILVLPATPTVAPAHGSALKRPFDIGYCALFNVLGFPALCVPTGRLDQGCPVAVQLVAGLGQDGLLLEAARFLEMEFGGWRKPPL